Proteins encoded in a region of the Quercus lobata isolate SW786 chromosome 8, ValleyOak3.0 Primary Assembly, whole genome shotgun sequence genome:
- the LOC115955210 gene encoding transketolase, chloroplastic, whose product MASSTSLTLSQALLARATSLHHGSTQSSTDRVSLSTFTGLKSSSSTTPLISSSRRAANRRCASLPGPTRARPGVVKAVSVETAVDQAADTALVEKSINTIRFLAIDAVEKANSGHPGLPMGCAPMGHVLYDEVMRYNPKNPYWFNRDRFVLSAGHGCMLQYALLHLAGYDSVQEEDLKSFRQWKSKTPGHPENFETPGVEVTTGPLGQGIANAVGLALAEKHLAARYNKPDSEIVDHYTYVILGDGCQMEGVSNEAASLAGHWGLGKLIAFYDDNHISIDGDTEIAFTESVDKRFEGLGWHVIWVKNGNTGYDEIRAAIKEAKAVTDKPTLIKVTTTIGFGSPNKANSYSVHGSALGAKEVDATRKNLGWPFEPFHVPEDVKKHWSRHVPKGSALEAEWNAKFAEYEKKYKEEAAELKSIICGELPVGWEKALPTYTPESPADATRNLSQQCLNALAKVLPGLLGGSADLASSNMTLLKMFGDFQKDTPEERNVRFGVREHGMGAICNGIAHHSPGLIPYCATFFVFTDYMRAAIRISALSEAGVIYVMTHDSIGLGEDGPTHQPIEHIASFRAMPNILMLRPADGNETAGAYKVAVLNRKRPSILALSRQKLKQLPGTSIEGVEKGGYIISDNSSGNKPDVILIGTGSELEIAAQAAEELRKEGKAVRVVSFISWELFDEQSDAYKESVLPAAVSARVSIEAGSTFGWEKIIGSKGKAIGIDQFGASAPAGKIYKEYGLTAEAVIAAAKELS is encoded by the exons ATGGCTTCCTCTACATCTCTGACCCTATCCCAAGCTCTTCTAGCCCGCGCCACCTCTCTTCACCACGGCTCCACCCAATCCTCCACCGACCGCGTCTCCCTCTCCACTTTCACCGGCCTTAaatcctcctcctccaccaccccGCTCATCTCCTCCTCCCGCCGCGCCGCCAACCGCCGATGCGCTTCCCTGCCCGGCCCGACCCGTGCCCGACCTGGCGTAGTCAAGGCCGTTTCTGTCGAGACCGCGGTGGACCAGGCAGCCGACACCGCATTGGTGGAGAAGTCGATCAACACGATCCGGTTCCTCGCGATCGACGCCGTCGAGAAGGCGAATTCGGGTCACCCGGGTCTGCCCATGGGCTGCGCCCCGATGGGGCACGTGTTGTACGACGAGGTCATGAGGTACAACCCGAAGAACCCGTACTGGTTCAACCGTGACCGCTTCGTCCTCTCCGCGGGTCACGGTTGTATGCTACAGTACGCTCTTCTTCACCTCGCTGGCTACGACAGCGTCCAG GAAGAAGATTTGAAGAGTTTCAGACAGTGGAAAAGCAAGACCCCTGGACACCCTGAGAATTTTGAGACACCTGGTGTTGAAGTCACGACTG gTCCTCTTGGGCAGGGTATTGCCAATGCTGTTGGTTTGGCTCTTGCTGAGAAACACTTGGCTGCTCGTTACAACAAGCCCGACAGTGAGATCGTTGACCATTACAC ATATGTTATATTGGGGGATGGTTGTCAAATGGAGGGGGTTTCGAATGAAGCTGCTTCGCTAGCCGGACACTGGGGGCTTGGGAAGTTGATTGCTTTCTATGATGATAACCACATTTCTATTGATGGTGACACCGAGATTGCATTCACCGAGAGTGTTGACAAACGTTTTGAGGGTCTTGGGTGGCACGTTATTTGGGTGAAGAATGGAAACACTGGCTATGATGAAATTCGTGCCGCTATTAAGGAAGCAAAGGCTGTGACAGACAAGCCCACTTTGATCAAG GTGACTACAACCATTGGTTTTGGATCTCCAAACAAGGCAAACTCATACAGTGTACATGGAAGTGCTCTGGGTGCCAAGGAAGTCGATGCTACTAGGAAgaaccttggatggccatttgAGCCTTTCCATGTGCCAGAGGATGTTAAAAA GCATTGGAGTCGCCATGTCCCCAAGGGTTCTGCTCTTGAAGCTGAATGGAATGCTAAGTTTGCTGAATATGAGAAGAAGTACAAGGAGGAGGCTGCAGAGCTCAAGTCTATCATTTGTGGTGAACTACCTGTTGGCTGGGAGAAAGCCCTTCCT ACATACACTCCGGAGAGCCCAGCTGATGCCACCAGAAATCTGTCTCAGCAATGCCTTAATGCACTAGCAAAGGTTCTCCCTGGTCTCCTAGGTGGTAGTGCGGATCTTGCATCTTCCAACATGACATTGCTGAAAATGTTTGGGGACTTCCAAAAGGACACCCCAGAAGAGCGCAATGTTAGGTTTGGTGTTAGAGAGCATGGAATGGGAGCCATTTGCAATGGCATTGCCCATCACAGCCCTGGTCTGATTCCATACTGTgctactttttttgttttcactgACTACATGAGAGCAGCTATCAGGATTTCTGCCTTATCTGAAGCCGGAGTTATCTACGTTATGACCCATGATTCAATTGGGCTTGGAGAAGATGGCCCAACCCATCAGCCAATAGAGCACATTGCAAGTTTCCGGGCAATGCCCAACATATTGATGCTCCGCCCAGCTGATGGAAATGAGACTGCTGGAGCATACAAGGTTGCAGTACTTAACAGGAAGAGACCCTCTATCCTTGCCCTTTCTCGGCAAAAGCTGAAACAACTTCCTGGAACTTCCATTGAGGGAGTTGAAAAGGGAGGCTACATTATTTCAGACAATTCTTCTGGTAACAAGCCAGATGTTATTTTGATTGGAACTGGTTCTGAATTGGAAATTGCTGCTCAAGCTGCAGAGGAACTAAGAAAGGAAGGCAAGGCTGTTAGAGTTGTCTCGTTCATCTCTTGGGAACTCTTTGATGAGCAATCAGATGCCTACAAGGAAAGTGTTTTGCCAGCAGCTGTGTCAGCTAGGGTTAGCATCGAGGCTGGATCAACATTTGGGTGGGAGAAAATTATTGGAAGCAAAGGTAAGGCGATAGGTATTGACCAGTTTGGCGCAAGTGCTCCAGCAGGGAAAATATACAAGGAGTATGGTCTTACTGCAGAGGCTGTTATTGCAGCAGCTAAGGAACTTTCTTAG
- the LOC115957497 gene encoding DNA repair protein RAD51 homolog 3, with translation MEVGRLPISASQRGKLIAAGYTTLSSFSSLSPSHLARDLKISDNEAAEIMRVASHSHRLDGSAGGCGTVNGAQTAWDMLHEEEMFPRITTSCEDLNNILGGGINCKEVTEIGGVPGIGKTQLGIQLAINVQIPVDYGGLGGKAIYIDTEGSFMVERALQIAEACIEDMSECGGLLRKDFQACQLKMHPNNILENIFYFRVCSYTEQIALINCLDKFISEHKDVKIVIVDSVTFHFRQDFDDMALRTRLLSGMALKLMKLAKDFSLAVVLLNQVTTKYIDGSFQLTLALGDSWSHSCTNRVILYWNGNERYAYIDKSPSLRSASAPYSVTSKGIRNSASNCKRIKMM, from the exons ATGGAAGTGGGTCGGTTGCCCATATCAGCATCACAGAGAGGCAAACTGATAGCAGCAGGCTATAcaactctctcttctttttcttcgcTGTCTCCCTCCCACCTTGCCAGAG ATCTAAAAATTTCGGATAATGAGGCTGCTGAAATTATGAGAGTTGCATCACATAGTCATAGGTTGGATGGGTCAGCAGGAGGTTGTGGTACAGTTAATG GTGCACAAACTGCTTGGGATATGCTCCATGAGGAGGAGATGTTTCCACGCATCACTACATCTTGTGAGGATCTGAATAACATCCTTGGTGGGGGAATAAATTGCAAAGAAGTTACTGAAATtg gTGGAGTTCCGGGCATTGGTAAAACACAGCTGGG GATTCAACTCGCTATCAATGTTCAAATTCCAGTTGATTATGGTGGCTTAGGAGGAAAGGCAATATATATAG ATACAGAAGGCAGCTTCATGGTCGAACGTGCTTTACAAATTGCTGAAGCATGCATAGAAGACATGTCAGAATGTGGTGGCCTTTTGCGGAAGGATTTTCAAGCTTGCCAACTTAAAATGCACCCCAACAATATCTTGGAAAACATATTCTATTTCCGAGTCTGCAGTTACACTGAGCAAATTGCTCTTATAAATTGCTTAGACAAGTTCATCTCAGAGCATAAAGAT gTAAAGATTGTCATTGTTGATAGTGTTACTTTCCACTTCCGCCAAGATTTTGATGACATGGCCCTCAGGACTCGATTACTAAGCGGAATGGCTTTAAAGCTGATGAAACTTGCAAAAGATTTTAGTTTGGCG GTTGTTTTGTTGAATCAGGTGACCACCAAGTATATAGATGGTTCATTTCAATTAACTCTTGCACTGG GTGATAGCTGGTCACATTCGTGCACAAATCGAGTCATTTTATACTGGAATGGCAATGAACGATATGCATACATTGACAAGTCACCCTCCCTCCGATCAGCATCTGCACCATATTCTGTGACCTCTAAAGGTATTAGGAATTCTGCTTCAAACTGTAAGCGCATCAAAATGATGTGA
- the LOC115957992 gene encoding methyltransferase N6AMT1: MPFRIAQIRLVSSHPEVYEPCDDSFALVDALLADRNHLLEHHPTLCLEVGCGSGYIITSLALILGQEAPGVHYIATDTNPHAVRVTSETLEAHGVHAELINTDIALGLEKRLAGLVDVMVVNPPYVPTPEDEVGREGIASSWAGGENGRSVIDRILPIADNLLSDKGWLYLVTLTCNNPSEICLQMRERGYASRIVVQRSTEEESLHVIKFWRYLDAQEDGKQMVTPNKTAPARGVMESLFSQFPLLSSWRSNSNHSS, from the coding sequence ATGCCCTTCAGAATAGCCCAAATCCGCCTTGTGAGTTCACATCCCGAGGTTTATGAACCGTGTGATGATTCATTTGCGCTAGTTGATGCGCTCCTGGCTGATAGGAATCACCTGTTAGAGCATCATCCTACGTTGTGCTTGGAAGTGGGTTGTGGTAGTGGTTATATTATTACTTCTCTAGCTCTCATTCTAGGACAGGAGGCTCCTGGGGTCCACTATATTGCTACTGATACCAACCCTCATGCTGTGAGGGTGACCAGCGAGACTCTAGAAGCACATGGTGTTCACGCAGAGTTGATAAACACTGACATCGCGTTAGGACTGGAGAAGCGTCTGGCTGGATTGGTTGATGTAATGGTTGTGAACCCACCGTATGTGCCAACCCCTGAAGATGAAGTAGGTCGTGAAGGGATTGCCTCATCTTGGGCAGGAGGGGAGAATGGCCGGAGCGTTATTGATAGGATATTGCCAATTGCTGACAATCTATTGTCAGACAAGGGTTGGTTGTACTTGGTCACACTTACATGTAACAATCCCTCAGAGATATGCCTTCAAATGAGAGAGAGGGGATATGCTTCTAGAATTGTAGTCCAGAGATCAACAGAAGAAGAGAGTCTCCATGTTATCAAGTTCTGGCGGTATCTTGATGCTCAAGAAGATGGAAAGCAAATGGTGACGCCGAATAAGACTGCTCCTGCAAGGGGGGTTATGGAGTCCCTGTTCTCACAGTTTCCTCTATTGTCATCCTGGAGAAGCAACAGCAACCACAGTAGCTAA